ATCCTCCAGCAGGAAGAACGCCTCGTTCCTGAGCGCCACGCGGTCCTCCCGCTTGACGTCGCCGCTATAAAGCTGCCAGGCCTCAAGACAGACGCGATAGTCAAGACCGCCCCGGTTCGGACTCCCCTTAAAGAGGTCCTTGCCCGCCTCGTCGATCGTTCGCTCCAGTCGAACGTACGGCGACATCCAGCACTTACCCAAATAGGTATAGCAGGTGTTCGCATGGATCAGGATCTCGATCCCGACGTCCAGGTGCGCCTTTCTGGAGAGAAGCTCCCTCACGGTCAGCTTGGTATCGGCCACGACTTGACGGACGCCGATCTCCCGGTAGAAGGCCACGTCAGCGTCATTGAGGATATTGGCCCCGATGCTCGCATGGAGGGGCAGATCAGGAAAGCTCTGATGCACCGCCGCGATGGCACCGATATCGGCCATAATGGCTCCATCAACACCGTCCATGACGAAGCGCTCCATTCGGCTGAGCAGCGCCGGGATCTCTTTGGATTGCATGTGCGTATTGCATGCCACCCGAAGCTTGGCGCCGCCATCATGGGCGAGCCGCATCGCCTCACGGACGGCGCCATCGTCCATCTCAAAGGCATCACGACGTCGGCTCCAGCCTCGCGGTCCCACATAGATGGCGTTCGCCCCAGCCCGCGTGACCTCCGCCGCCATCTCCAGATTGCCTGCGGGCGCGAGCAGTTCAATCATTGCCCCACCCTGCTCCGCCTTGCCTCCGCCGTGTCCGCGCCTGGGTGCCGCACGCCATGGTAGGCCATGCCCGATCTGCCGAAATAGAAGCCGTTACACAGGCCGATTCGCGCATGACGTTTGATCGTGTCCCACCACCGCTCTTCCAAGCCGTCGCTCCCCGCCAGGGCAGCTTCCAGAGCCTCACGGTAGACCTGGCCGATCTCCAGTCGGTAGGCCGGACTCTCTGAAGCCGCCTCGACCCGAAAGCAGGAATGCCCCTCGGTCATCAATCGCTGCAGGTGCTCCAGCAGGCAGACATCCTTCCCGCTCATGACCCCTTTCCCGATTGACTTCATCGCCCAATCGCCCTGCTTCAGAAACAGGTCCTGCCGGCACAGGGTCGGGCATGTCACTCCCCAGGCCTGCTCATACTCCAGCAGAAAGCAATCGTCTGACATACCAAGCGGCATCTTGCCATGAACCAGCAGTTCCATCGGCAGCTCAACCTGGCGATGGATCTCACCGATCTCCTCCAGGCTCAGCTCGTAGTTTGGCGTGATGCAAACGGCCCCGTATCGTTTCAGGACGGCAGCGCCAACATCGGTATAGACATTCGCGAAGCCGCCGATATGGACAACAAGATCGGGGTGCGCCTCGTGGATGATCTTCAAGACCCCGAGGTTATGGACCTCCACGGCATCTGCCCCGGTCTCTACGGCTACTGCCACAACCTTTCGGAGTTGCGACAGGCTGTCGTTGCGCGGTGCGGCATACGTAGTGACGTATGCCTTCTGCCCTCGGCCCTTCACGATCGCGATCGCCTCCCGCAGGTCATCGAGACGCTCCAGCAGGTTGCCCTCGTACAGCCGACAGGTGATGTTGCCAAGGTAGACGGCATCATAGGGGCTCAGATCCGACTCGGTCAGATCCCGCAGATTCGAGATGGTCGTGTTCAGTTCAAACGCCTGCGCCACTGCCTCTCCTTCATCCTGACCCCTGCCTGACGGCAGACAGGTCACCGGCGCATCACCGTCCAGGATGGTTCCAGACAAGGCTCTGCGAAGGCCGGCAAGGGCTCTCCCGCCATCCAGGCATCGATCGCCAGACGATAGCGCTGCACGAGCGGGGCGAGCAGGTCGGCTGCGAGACCTCTGCCTTGGAGCTTGACAACATCGACGCCGGCATTAAGGAGATCGGCCAGGTAATTGATCGCGCTGATCTGACGGCTCGGCAGGAGCCGTGTGGCCACGCATCGCTCGCTCCGGTACAGCTCCCATGGCTGCTCGCAGAGTTTAAAGCAGATCCCGGCGCCTCCCCGCTTCACGCTCCCTATCAGGCGACTGACATCCTCACACTGAGATGCCAGCGGAGTCGAATGCAGCCGGTAATAGCTCGGCATCCAGCATCTGCCCAACAGGATGAACTCTTGCACCATATGAACCATCACCTCGATTTGCACATCGGGAACCTGCGTGAAGGCGACGATCTCATCAGGCGTCAGGGTGCCGGGGAGCACGACCGCATCGGCCCCAAGGTCGCGGTAGAAGGCGACATCAGCCTCGTTCATGACGGCGCAACCAATGCTGGCGGTAATGCCAAGCCGGGGGTAGCGGCTGCGGAGCTCAGCTAAAAGGCCGGCGTCGTTCACGATAACCCCATTGATTCCCCACCCAAGCAACTCCTCGACCTTTTCCGCGAGGTCTCGCCGTTCGGCCTGGCGTGGGATGGTATTGAGCGCGACCTGCACATGGCGGCTCTGCGCATGAGCCGCCGTCAATACGTCCCGAAGCGCTTGGGAGGCCAGTTCGTTCCTGGGTCCGCCACGACTGAAGCCTTCGAGGCCGACGTAGATCGCGTCGGCACCGGCGCCTAACGCCGCCCACGCAGCCGTCAGACTGCCCGCCGGCGCCAGGAGAATGGGCTTAGTGGCCCGATAGGCGGTCGACACAGAAATACTCCTAACACATTTCCCCGAACCATCCGCGTCGCTCCATCCACTTTGCCAATTCTAGCACGGGCGAAACCGTAGAAGCCAATACGACGACGATAGCCCAATCCACGAGTGGCAGGCTAACCGTGCTAAACGGCTCATGCAGGAAAGGTGCATAAACAATTATAACTAACGGCACTAACCCCCATACAATCGCCAGATTCAGCCACCTATTCGCAAAGGGCTGATTCAACACTGAATGGCGATCGGAGCGGAAATTGTAGGCCTTGACGCACTCAATCAGCACCAGTGAAACGAACGTCATCGTCATGGCTTTTTCGATGCTTCGGTCGGAGTGGAGCACCCAGGCAAAGAGGCCAAGGTTGACTGCCGCCGACCAGAATCCACCCACCATCATCACCGTGACGACAGGCCGAGTAAAGATACCGGTGCGTGGGTTACGCGGCTTGCGGCGCATGAGGTCGGGTTCGGGTGGGTCTACGGCCAACGCCAATGCGGGCAAGCCATCCGTGGCGAGATTGACGTACAGGATTTGTACGGCCGTCAACGGCAGGGGCAGGCCCAGCAGAGTCGCCCCGGCCATCAGGACTATTTCGCCGATATTGCACGAGAGCAGGTACATCAAATATTTCTTGATGTTGTCGAAGATACCCCGACCCTCCTCCACCGCCGCAACGATGGACGCAAAGTTGTCGTCGGTAAGTGTCATGGCGGCGGCCTCTTTGGTCACGTCCGTGCCGGTGATGCCCATCGCGATGCCGATGTCGGCCTTCTTGAGCGCGGGCGCGTCATTGATCCCGTCACCCGTCATCGCGGCAACGTGACCTTTCTTTTGCAACGCCATGACCACACGCAACTTATGCGCCGGAGACACGCGAGCGTAGACATCGATCTTCTCGACCTCACGCTCAAACTCGGCCTCGCTCATCGCCTCCAGTTCTGCGCCGGTCACGATGCGGCCCGTCTTGAGCAATCCCAATTCGCGCGCGACGGCTTGCGCGGTCAGTGGGTGGTCGCCGGTGATCATGACCGGCTTAATCCCAGCCTGTTCGCACGTTTCAATCGCAGCTTTCGCCTCAGGACGTGGCGGGTCGATCATGCCCACCAAACCAAGAAATGTCATGCCGCATTCGGCGTTTTCTCGTGTTGCGTGTAGTTTATACGCTATCGCCAGCACCCGCAATGCCTCGCTTGCCATCCGGCGGGCTGTTTCCACAATCATCTCCCGACTCTCGGTGTCAAGAGCTGTTTCTCCATCTGCCGTCATGCGCCGGACGCACGAATCAAGGATAACTTCCGGCGCGCCTTTGGCATAAGCCACGACGCCCTCCGGCTCCCTGTGCAGCGTGGTCATGCGTTTGGTTTCGGAGGTGAAGGGAATTTCATTCACGCGAGGGGATTGTGAGTCAAGCTCGGCCTTATTCAACCCAGCTTTGGCGGCGGCGGCAATCAATGCGCCCTCCGTCGGGTCGCCTTTGACATGCCAGCGGCCATTGGCTTCGCTGTGAACGATATGCGCATCAGAGGCCAGCACAGCAGCGCGCAGGAGCAGGATCAGCGGACCGGAGGGTTCAATGATGAGGCCATCGTGCGAGAACCGGCCGTACGGCTCATAGCCTGCCCCGAAGACGTCCAACATTTGCCCGGCCACAAAGATCTTACGGACTGTCATCTCGTCTTTCGTCAGTGTGCCGGTCTTATCGGAGCAGATCACCGACGTGCTGCCGAGCGTTTCGACTGCCGGGAGGCGGCGCATCAGCGCATGGCGCTTGACCATCCTCTGCACGCCGATCGCGAGCGAGATCGTGACCACAGCAGGCAGGGCCTCCGGGACAACGGCAACCGCCAGCGCAATACCGAAAATCAACATCTCAATGAAGGGTTGTCCACGATACAGGCCGATGGCAACGATGGCAGCTACCACCACGCAGGCGGCCCACGCCAGCACGCGACCGACCTTATCCAGGTTGTCTTGCAACGGGGTCCGCCCGGTTTCGACCGTCTGGAGCATTTGGGCGATCTTGCCAAATTCGGTATGCATGCCTGTCGCCACGACAACCGCGCGACCCCGGCCATAGGTCGCGGCGGTGCCGGCGTAGGCCATATTTTTGCGGTCACCTAAGGCCAATTCACCATTTGTGAGCGGCGCGGCGTGTTTGTCCACCGAAACCGACTCGCCCGTCAGCGCGGCTTCTTCGACTTGCAAATTCACGGCCTCAATCAATCTGACATCGGCTGAGATTTTGTCGCCGGCTCGTACCAGGACGACATCGCCCGGCACGAGGGCGCGCGCCGGGATTTCAACCTCCTCCCTATCGCGGAGGGCGGTGGCAGTCGGCGCAGTCATTTGGCGCAATGCCTCGGTCGCGCGTTCGGCCCGGTATTCCTGCGCAAAACCCAAGAGCACCGCAAACAACACAATGACGACAATGGCGATGGCTTCAATCCCGTGCCCAAGAAAGGCGGAGAGAGCAGTCGCCACAAGCAGAATGACGATCAGCACATTCTTGAACTGCTCAAAGAGAATCGTCCACAGCGAGATGCGGTGGGCAGCTTTCAGTTCATTCGGCCCATATTCTGCCAAACGTTGGGCTGCCTCAACTTCTGTCAGACCGGTAGGTGTGGATTTCAGGTGAGCGAAGACGGTTTCGCTGGAGAGGGTATGCCAGAGAGAAGGGTCGAACCCTCCTCGGGATTCAGGAAGCCCCATCGTTCGGCTGACGCTCGCCTCGTAGGTAGGCCACCCAGTACACGCCGGCGACCAGCAGAGTTCCACCGACCACGTTGCCGGCGGTCACGGCGACAATGTTTCTCGTGGCCCCAACGACCGACACCGCGCCTTCCCTATCCAGCGCAAGCCCGAAGGGTAGGAAGAACCAGTTTGCAATCGAATGCTCGAAGCCCATGGCCACGAATGCGGTAATGGGAAAAAGAATTGCCAAAATCTTGTCCGTCATGCTGCGCCCGCCCATGGCGAGCCATACCGCCAGACAGACCAGCGCGTTGCACAGCACACCGCGCGCAAAGGCTTCGGTCATAGAGAGATCGGCCTTCGTGCGAGCGATGTTGAGGGCCGCCTCGCCGACAGCGCCCCCGCCCAGACCGGCAACGTCGGCCCACACAACGAGCAGAACCGTGGCTAGGCAACCGCCCACATTGCCCAGATAGGCCAGGACCCAGTTACGCATGACCTCTCGAGTGCCGATCAGTTTGCTCGCCCAGGCCATGGCGATGAGGTTATTCCCGGTGAACAGCTCGGCGCCCGCGACCACGACGAGGATCAGCCCGAGGCAGAAGCTTAAGCCCCCGACCAACCGCGTCATGCCGAAGCCAAGGGAGGATTTGGTCACCACGACGATGAAAAAGAGAGCCCCCAGCGAGATGAAGGCGCCTGCCAGCACGGCCAGCACGAGTAGTGTGAGGGAATCGGTGCGTGCCTTCGCCACACCGAGGCCCTCGACTTTCCGCGCAATCTCCCGCGGCGGATAGGCGTCACCAAAGTGTAGATCGTTGTCCATCCGCTTAGCCCCTGCTAACGGAGCAACGCCGCCACATCGAGGAACCTGAGGATGTGCTGCTACCCAATGACATTGTGACTAATCCGCGGGCCGCAGAACAGGAATGCGCAACGAGTTCGTCGGGAACCCGGCGCGAAGCGAGTCGACGCGTTCAGCCGCTTATTAGACGGCACGGGCGGAACCGACCAATACGGAGACTTCGCGCTCCAGCCTCGAACCCAGTCGATCCCGCTCGACCTCCAGGTCGTACCGCGTCTGAAGATTTAGCCAGAACCGATCGGTAGTGCCGAAGTAGCGAGCGAGCCGCAACGCCGTGTCGGCTGTAATGGCGCGATTGCCGTGCACGATCTCGTTCACGCGCCGCGCGGGCACGCTGATCTCTTTCGCCAGCCGGTATTGGGAGATCTCTAGAGGTTTCAGGAATTCTTCCTGAAGCACTTCACCAGGATGAACAGGCGACAATTTTCTAGCGGCCATGAAAACCCCTCCTACCACACTTAGTGATAATCCGTAATCTCAACGTCGTAGGCGTCGTCGTCGCGCCACCGAAAGCAGATACGCCACTGATCGTTGATCCGAATGCTGTATTGCCCGACACGGTCGCCCAACAGCTTCTCAAGTCGATTCCCTGGCGGGATTCGAAGGTCATCCAATGCTTCGGCCGCATCGAGAACGAGGAGCTTTCGCAGGGCGGCGCGTTGGAGATCAGTGGACCATCGCCGAACGACCTCCCGGCGGAATAGTCTTTCGGTGTCTCGGTCGGCACAGTTACGGATCACGTAGGTAGCATAACGCTAGTCGTTATTGTCGTCAAGCGTTACTATCCCATCGTCTAATAGAGCCGCGAGCTGACTCGCTGCTGGGCTAGCGTACTCACTTGAGCGAGTTCGGTCCAGCGAGCAGTTCGGCCCTCGCAGGCGGCCAACTGCGAGCAGAGTGAGTTCCGGGCAACTGCAATTTGGGGTTAGCTGTACACCGTGGTCGATAGCAGATCGTATTGATTTCTCTCTTGAGAGAAGGGATCATGAAGCCATGAATAAGACTACTTGCGATCACCGCATGGTCTGGAGCGTTCACGTTCTGGCTGGTCACCGAACCTGGGACGAGATCACGTGCCGTCGTTGCGGCTGGACGCGGTTCGTTAACTTCCGCTGAGTCACTGCCCTCAGTCATCCGGTCCCAGGAGACCCAGCTTTCTCCTGAGCCTATAGAAGAGGCGGGTCCCAGGGGTAAAGCGCTTAAACGTCGCTACGCCCTTCTCGTCCAGTAAGTAGTAATGCTTCCCACCGCAGTGCAGGCAGCGGATAAAGGCGCCATCCTTATCGGCACGGCTTTCAAGGATCTGCTGTGGTTCGTCGGGTTCCCAGTGCCCACGCAAGCTTACCGGCCTACCCAAGGATTGACCGCACCCCTTGCATAGCCAACCGCTCGACCAGTCGTCGGTCATCGCAGCCTCTCATGCTAGCCATCGCCTCGCTGAGGTCCCTCGGCTTCAGCGGCCGGCGAAGCCCGGCCGCTGAGCGCTTTGTTCGGCAGCCGTCCCATGTTGCGCCTTTCAGGCTATATCTCGCCACCATCGGACCAACCGCAGTTTGTGCAACGCATACCCGCGTAGACGTCATCTCCCTCACGGTCGGTCTGTTCCCAGCCTATGAGGGTGTCTGTCTCACCACAGGTGGGACAGCAGACCATTGGGGGGAGCGCAGGGTGCGTGATCCAGCTTACATCCATTTCCTGCAGTGCAGCCTGTATCGCCAGTAGACGCTGACGGCGTGTGCGTGAGCCCGTGAGGTCTCCCAGCAGATCCTCGATCCCTTGGTGTACGTCACTGAAGTCGATACCGCGACGATCACAAATGAGGGGAGGTAACGGAGTCTCGTCGAGCAGACATGGGATGATCTTCGCGGAACCATCCTTGACGGCTCGGATAATGGCGGTATGCAGCTCCTGGCGCACCCAGTTGGATCGATTGGCGTCGGCGGACCAAAGCAGCACGAATGCGTCAAACGCCTCCAAGCCTTCACTGAGCTTGCCGGGGATAGAGTCACCGGCTTGGATCTCCCACTGATCGAACCAGAAGTCGATCCCGGTGAGAGACATGTGGGCTCCGATAGAACGGGCTACCTCCTTGTCTGCTTTGTTGTAGCTCAGAAAGCAATGCATCTCTTGCCGTCACGCCGCGGTTCCGGTGAGTCTCTCCGTATCCGGCGAACGCCAGCGATCAGCGGCCGCGCCCTTGCGCGGTCCGCTCGATCGCACTGTTCCGCACTGCTCAAAGAGCAGTCCCATAAGCGCTGGAGAATGCCGTCGGCCAGTACCGGGAAGTGGGAGCCCCCCAAAAGCTGCATATGGAGGGATAGCGATGTGAACATTATCGACTCAGAATCCTAGCGCCTCAAGAATCGGTGCCAGTAGCCGCGGCGAGAACCAAAAGACGACGGAGGCGACAAGGCCGATAACCGCGCTTGTGGAAATCCCGATTAGCACTGACCCAACGATACCCAGCGCCCCGGATCCAAGGGCGACGAGCATTCCAAAGAACACACTCCAGAATATGGGGGCGCGCTCGGTAGGGGACCTTTGGTGGTTCAACGCGCCCCAGGTCCTGACGCCCGAGGCGACGAAGGCTAGAAAGCACCCGACTACCAGCATCTCGTCACCGCAGCCGCCCGTTACGCTCGTCGAAATAACGCCCGACGAGGTAATGACCTGCAAGGCGCTTCCTAGCCCGGGTGAGCCAGGAGTCACACCAGATGCAGTCAATATCCCCACCAATGCGAGGCCCGAACTGCGCGTTCGTGAAAGCCGGTTCGTCTGGCTGGAAGATGTAAGTGTGCCCACAATCGAGCCGAATCGACATGACCCTCTCCCACCCGTACGGGTGAAGGCCGGGGAAGCATCGGCCCTCCTCGATTTTTTCGACGACTCTCCACATCGTCAGGCCTCCCCCCCAGAGGCGCGCTAGGCGCTTGCCAAACCATTACATATACCGACCAGCCTATTACGGTCAGGGAATTTCTGAAGACCGAGCGGATTCTCTTTGCTTGCCCGGTACTTGTCAAACAGTTTTCGAACACTTCCCAGCCGAAAAATACTGGTCGACCTTCATATGTGAATACCTGACTCGGGACACTACTTTGCCTTCGCCTGGTTCGGCGTTCGCTGGAGGAGGAACTTGCCGGTACCGGGGACCACTGGGTCGCACGGGCCGAATGGGATTGTCGCGTCAAGCATAAATGAGACGTCTGCCCTTGGGTACTGGGATCGGATCGCCGAACTCCTTAGCCGTCTCGATCCATAGTGCGATAGCCTCTTGGACGCTTGTCAAGGCGGCTTCCTGAGTTACCCCATGCGCGAGACAACCGGGCAGTTCGGGGACCTCCGCGATATAGACCTGATCTTCCTCACTCCAGTAAATGATGACCTCGTATTTGTTCACGGCTCCTCACCCCCCAGTCGATACTTGAGGATTACGGCACGGACCTGGCGCACTTGGTAAGGTTTTGCTTCACTTCCTTCGCGCTGGAGATTAAGCTTCTCCTCGATCCCAGCCTTGCGAAAGATATGGTGACCCCCTTTCACTCTCATGGCAAACCCGAGGCTGCTGAGCAAGTGGCACAGATCGTCGAACTGGATGTTCGTGTCAGAAGCGCCACTCAGCACACATCGGAGGATCTTCTCCCTGGTCATGCCCACATTCTACGCGAACTGAGGTTACATGTGAACCCGTCTGGCCGCAAGGCTAACGGGATGATGATATGCTACGCACGAGCCACCTGTACAGTACAGCCTCAGATGAAAACAGCGCTAGTCTACCTGCTCCCGCTGGCGGAGAAGTCACCGGAGCAGCTTGCCTGTGCCAGGGCTGCCGGGCCCGGTGAGGCGGGGCATCCGAACTACGAACTCCACTTCTCGCGGCAGCTTGTACATGGCAAGCTTCCCCTGGCAGGACAGGACCGCTTCGACATCTTCATGGCCTGATCCGTACCCGGTCCTCTTCAACGATCCACAAATGCCCTCTTGGTTCCTCCCTGCTAAACAGGGGGATCAGCCGCCCGACCATCCTTAGCACGTGCAGTTTGTCCTGACTGTTCAGCCGCAGGACCACCAGCCCGCCGTAGTGTGCTGGCGGATAGGCCCGGATATCGGAAAAGTCCAGATCAAGGGTTACGAGCAGTCGCTCCTCTCGCTTGACGAACAACGCGACCGTCGTGTCTGGCTTTCCGCCAAGCCCCTCTTCGTCCACCGTCACGGCGTCATGGCCAGCCTGCCGGAAAAGGTCGGCTACCTCACGAGGCAGATTCTCATCGATCTTCACCTTCATCGGCCACCCTATGCCGGCATTGGAACAATCCGTTCGCGTGCCAGGTCAGCGGCATAGGCGACCGCCGCCTGAACAGCCTCGCGACTGAGAGATGGGTAGCTCCTCAGTAGCTCCTCAACTGTTACACCGGCTGCGAGGTTGTCGAGCACTACCGATACCATGATCCGTGTGCCCTTGATGCACGGCTGCCCATGGCATATCTCCGGATCCGCAACGATGAAGTCGAGCCAATTTTGTGCTGCCATCTTCAGCCCTCCCGTTTATCCTCTCTCAGCACACACTACACATTTTATTAGGGCGCCTTCGCCTTGTCCTGCTCCCGCTGGCGGAGGAGGCGACGGAGGAGCTTGCCGGTGCCGGGGCCGCCGGGCCCCGTGGCGCGCGGCATCCGATCCACGAACTCTACCTCTCGCGGCAGTTTGTACACGGCAAGCTTTCCCGTGCAGAACTCGATCAGCTCTACCTTGAGGGCTTCGAAAGGCTGCTGGCCAGATTTGAGCGCGACAAACGCCTTCGTCCGCTGGCCCATGATAGGGTCGGGCAGGCCGACTACACCGACATCGGCTACCGCCGGATGGGTCAACAGGACATCTTCGATTTCTTCAGGACCGATCCGGTATCCGGAGCTCTTGATCAGGTCGTCCTCGCGCGTGAGAAAGGTAATATAGCCCTCTTCGTCCATGCCGACCATATCGCCGGCGCGACTCCAGCCTTCCGTCACGACACGCCGTTGCGCGTCCGGGTCGCGCCAGTAGACGGTCCCCGTTGGACCCTTAACCAGCAACTCGCCGGTTTTGCCGGGACGGCAATCCCTTCCCTCTTCGTTGACTACCCTGAGTTGGTAGCCGGGCACGGCAGGGCCGATCGATCCCGGCTTGACCTTTCTCGGCCCGGCTGAGCTGGCGAACACGAACATCAGCTCTGTCGTCCCGAGTCCCTCGAAGATCTCGAGGCCGAACGTCGCCTTCCAGTCGAAGTAGGTCTGTGCGGTCAAGGATTCGCCGCCGCCTGTACACAACTTGAGCGAACTCAGGTTATAGCGCGTCCGGGTATCCGGCACCTGGAGCATCTTGCGGTAGGCGGTTGGGAGGGCCGAGAGGATGGTGACCTTGTGGTGTTCGATCGTCTCGAATGCCGCCTCCGGCGTAAAACGCGGTAACAAGGAGAGGGCTGCCCCGAATCGATACGGGATGGCAGCCGCAACGGAGTAACCGGCCGCCATTGCCAGGGGTGCCGGGCTGAGGAGGACATCCTCTTCCGTCACGCGCCAGCAGTATTTGCCGAAGCTGTCGGGGACGATCAACGCCTCTTCCATGAAGTGGACCGTCCCCTTCGGCGGCCCCGTCGTTCCGGAGGTGAAGAGGAGGACCGAGACGTCCAACCGATCCCGCCGCACCGGATCGCACGTCGGATCGCCCCCATCAAGCAGCTCCTGATAACTTAGATATCCCTTCCGCTTGATCTCGTCTCCCTCCCCACCGACGACAATGACATGGCTGACCGTGTGAAGCAGGGGCCGGGCCTGCTCGAACTCCTCCAGCAGTGGGGCGGCAACGATGATCGCCTTGGCCTCCGTACTGTTGCAGATGTGCGCAATCTCGGCCCTAGAAAAGAGGACGGATGTCGGAACGATCACTGCGCCGATCTTCAGGACCGCAAAGTTCGCCACGATCGCCGGCGGGGTATTCGGCAGGCGCAATACCACCCGATCCGCTTCCTTGATCCCCAGCCGCGTGAGCGCGCTCCCGAGCCTGTTGACCTGGCCCAAGAGTGCCTTGTACGGGATCTGTTTGTCCTCGAAGTAGAGCGCCGTTCGGTCACCCCTCCCTGCGGCAACGGTCTTATCCAGTAATTCCTCTGTGCTGTTGAACCGCTGAGGGAGGTGCGCGAACTCCGGAAGCGTGTAGATGCGCTGTGGCCAGAGATCTTTTGGAGGCAGGTATTCGGTAGGAATCTGACCCATCTCTCTTCCTATATATTCAGAAGCGCCCGCTATGTCCTCTCGGAGAACGAAGCGGGCAGATGAGACATGGTGATGGTCAGAGAATCAAACTATGTTTTACTGATCGGCCGGCACTGTTCTCGCTTCGTAGCCGAGTCGTTCGGAGAGTTTCATCGTCGCTGTCTTGACAAGCGGAGCGAGTTTATGTTTGATCCGCTCAAGGGAGAACCGGGAGATGGGGCCGGACAGACCGATGCTGGCCACCACCTTTCCAGAATAGTCTCTCACGGGAGCGGCAATACACCGTACCCACGGCTCATACTCTTCATCATCAACAGCGAACCCGAGCTTGGCCACCTCACGAAGGTGTTCTCGAAATGCCTGGGGGTCAGTAATCGTATGCTCGGTCAGTTTGCGCATCGGTTGATGTTGAAGGATGCTGTCTAACCGGTCGGCCGACTCGTAGGCCAGTTGCGCCTTTCCTGCGGCAGTGCAGTGAACCGGGAGACGTCGTCCAGGAAACGATGCGACCCGAACCATCTGAGTAGTGTCCTGAACGAGAACGTAGATGACCTCCGATCCGTCCAGAACGGCAAGATAGGCCGTTTCATCGCACTGATCCACCAACTCTTCGATGATCGGCCTGGCCTGGCGCCGAAAGCCCAGATGATGGAGGAAGACATTGGCGACCTCGAACGGCTTGATCCCCAAGCGGTAGTTGGCTGTCTTTTTGTCCTGCTCGATATAACCCCGAACCTCAAGGGTGGCCAGAAGTCGGAAGATGTTGTTTTTGGGTAGATGAAGCTTTTCGGCGAGTTCCGTGACGCCTAACTCCCCTGTCTGATAATCGAACGACTCCAGGACATCAAGCGCTCGATCGACGGACTGGACGAGATAATCAGCCTTTTCTTTCTTTTGATGGTCCATACACCCCTCACACACCCTTTGGCAAAGCAAGGTAACGCCTTCTCAGTACACGTTCGCATCACTTTGCCTGGGATTCGATGTAAGATGAAAGGAAAATTGGTGTGACTATAGAAGGGTGTTCTATTTTTGTCAACGGAAAATTATCAGCCTAAAGTACCGGTCTTTCCTCAAAGATCGCCGTGCCGACCCGTATCAGCGTGGCCCCCTCTTCGATGGCGATCTCGTAATCGTGACTCATCCCCATTGAGAGGTGACGAAGAGGGTAGTCGAAACAGGCCTTGGCCGCCTGATCTCGTAACTGCCTAAGTCTTCGGAAAAAAGGGCGGACATCCTGAGGATTCTTGCGATACGGTGGGATGGCCATCAGGCCTTCGATAGCCAGATGCGTAAACTGCCGGCAGGCATGAAGTAACGGTAATAGGTCGTGTTCGAGAACACCGGTCTTGCTCGGTTCGCCACCGAGGTTGACCTCCACGAGAACCCGTATCTGCTTCCCTAAAGC
This portion of the Candidatus Methylomirabilis sp. genome encodes:
- a CDS encoding peptidase U32 family protein, which encodes MSTAYRATKPILLAPAGSLTAAWAALGAGADAIYVGLEGFSRGGPRNELASQALRDVLTAAHAQSRHVQVALNTIPRQAERRDLAEKVEELLGWGINGVIVNDAGLLAELRSRYPRLGITASIGCAVMNEADVAFYRDLGADAVVLPGTLTPDEIVAFTQVPDVQIEVMVHMVQEFILLGRCWMPSYYRLHSTPLASQCEDVSRLIGSVKRGGAGICFKLCEQPWELYRSERCVATRLLPSRQISAINYLADLLNAGVDVVKLQGRGLAADLLAPLVQRYRLAIDAWMAGEPLPAFAEPCLEPSWTVMRR
- a CDS encoding peptidase U32 family protein encodes the protein MAQAFELNTTISNLRDLTESDLSPYDAVYLGNITCRLYEGNLLERLDDLREAIAIVKGRGQKAYVTTYAAPRNDSLSQLRKVVAVAVETGADAVEVHNLGVLKIIHEAHPDLVVHIGGFANVYTDVGAAVLKRYGAVCITPNYELSLEEIGEIHRQVELPMELLVHGKMPLGMSDDCFLLEYEQAWGVTCPTLCRQDLFLKQGDWAMKSIGKGVMSGKDVCLLEHLQRLMTEGHSCFRVEAASESPAYRLEIGQVYREALEAALAGSDGLEERWWDTIKRHARIGLCNGFYFGRSGMAYHGVRHPGADTAEARRSRVGQ
- a CDS encoding cation-translocating P-type ATPase, which produces MGLPESRGGFDPSLWHTLSSETVFAHLKSTPTGLTEVEAAQRLAEYGPNELKAAHRISLWTILFEQFKNVLIVILLVATALSAFLGHGIEAIAIVVIVLFAVLLGFAQEYRAERATEALRQMTAPTATALRDREEVEIPARALVPGDVVLVRAGDKISADVRLIEAVNLQVEEAALTGESVSVDKHAAPLTNGELALGDRKNMAYAGTAATYGRGRAVVVATGMHTEFGKIAQMLQTVETGRTPLQDNLDKVGRVLAWAACVVVAAIVAIGLYRGQPFIEMLIFGIALAVAVVPEALPAVVTISLAIGVQRMVKRHALMRRLPAVETLGSTSVICSDKTGTLTKDEMTVRKIFVAGQMLDVFGAGYEPYGRFSHDGLIIEPSGPLILLLRAAVLASDAHIVHSEANGRWHVKGDPTEGALIAAAAKAGLNKAELDSQSPRVNEIPFTSETKRMTTLHREPEGVVAYAKGAPEVILDSCVRRMTADGETALDTESREMIVETARRMASEALRVLAIAYKLHATRENAECGMTFLGLVGMIDPPRPEAKAAIETCEQAGIKPVMITGDHPLTAQAVARELGLLKTGRIVTGAELEAMSEAEFEREVEKIDVYARVSPAHKLRVVMALQKKGHVAAMTGDGINDAPALKKADIGIAMGITGTDVTKEAAAMTLTDDNFASIVAAVEEGRGIFDNIKKYLMYLLSCNIGEIVLMAGATLLGLPLPLTAVQILYVNLATDGLPALALAVDPPEPDLMRRKPRNPRTGIFTRPVVTVMMVGGFWSAAVNLGLFAWVLHSDRSIEKAMTMTFVSLVLIECVKAYNFRSDRHSVLNQPFANRWLNLAIVWGLVPLVIIVYAPFLHEPFSTVSLPLVDWAIVVVLASTVSPVLELAKWMERRGWFGEMC
- a CDS encoding peptidase U32 family protein; this encodes MIELLAPAGNLEMAAEVTRAGANAIYVGPRGWSRRRDAFEMDDGAVREAMRLAHDGGAKLRVACNTHMQSKEIPALLSRMERFVMDGVDGAIMADIGAIAAVHQSFPDLPLHASIGANILNDADVAFYREIGVRQVVADTKLTVRELLSRKAHLDVGIEILIHANTCYTYLGKCWMSPYVRLERTIDEAGKDLFKGSPNRGGLDYRVCLEAWQLYSGDVKREDRVALRNEAFFLLEDIPCLIDLGVRCLKIQGREYTTALVGRIVRFYREMLDAYAANTPGEPFDLNPWKARLTTIQVERDRQRHAGTLALLAEAKVPVATAH